From the genome of Lasioglossum baleicum chromosome 13, iyLasBale1, whole genome shotgun sequence, one region includes:
- the Liprin-alpha gene encoding PTPRF interacting protein alpha isoform X10, giving the protein MWNVMCDVMPTIAEDSISQRSSQFSGEEVNFEQLMVSMLDERDKLVESLRESQTRLQETEARRQETEKERDSLNRQLNANIPQEFSQLTKELAAAREGILARDEEISELKAERSNTRLLLEHLECLVSRHERSIRTTVMKRQQATQSGVSSEAEVLKALKSLFEHHKALDEKVRDRLRMAQEKNKSLEEELAITKQELQQYIMSGHAPKAIEDRPKENGQAEDSQQQNKNETEQAAGQQERQQQQHPQQQQQQQQQQQPQPQSIQKLGTERSTEIGNRLSNGSLDPADQDTTARVIDLQATVDKQSSELSTWQRRVAELIGHVAELEETLSKAQKDLLKTQETNVKLQRDLHENVAQKVDQEERIATLEKRYLQAQRESSSSHDLNEKLEQELQHKKAQLKLQEEKIAAIQEKLELAEQKLAQYSKLPEMEEQLKQRMEALTQVRRPNQQAQERHGSAEDRIQRLETQLEEKNAEVMRVNQRLKMNEEHNTRLSATVDKLLSESNERLQAHLEERMQALKEKNALTQELEQTRKLAEDLQNEKTEIVKELGKARLEIDNVKRQMLQQEIAFNIQQTDALTRSLSPNAVDPGSFSRSASHSSFDTHSLPRRTAKRSTIDEDTTKNYVPRTLAEQEWEKLQQAHVLANVQQAFDVSSDAEGDGDNESLFSCAADVISPTDRSEARTLAVMLQEQLDAINNEIMLIQQEKQSTEARAEELESRVGSLEHMNLLARGRSLERASPPLSGRSTPKSHHSPNKDYLHKYHTAPASMSPAHLHQYAASLTSPGQLSESLPASQLQLSGEELHSVSERDSTGGAGSGGSDAASPLTARSIRLERVVQALAHSQEELRRHGQHNNGALNSGTPPSPLSSRHSSQDSLHKNNLSGVGLPIGQLSSPHLHMQAAVAAAQKKKGIKISLGRFFSKKEKIKGKDTPMPGNMSGMGGASTPADPDYGDSVAVAGTMGSKIDFDRRKKKSPSMFGSMLDSSRHELLAEAMKAGTPFALWNGPTVVAWLELWVGMPTWYVAACRANVKSGAIMSALGDNEIQREIGISCRLHRLKLRLAIQEMVSLTSPSAPKTSRTTLAFGDMNHEWIGNVWLPSLGLPQYRSTFMECLVDARMLDHLTKKDLRIQLKMVDSFHRTSLQYGISCLKRLNYDRQQLEERRQMAEDANVDVLVWSNDRVIRWVQSIGLREYGNNLLESGMHGALIALDEGFDANSFALALQIPTQNTQARQLLEREFANLLAVGTERRLDEANSMTS; this is encoded by the exons GAGTTCTCTCAGCTAACAAAGGAGCTCGCAGCGGCCCGCGAGGGCATCCTCGCGAGGGATGAGGAGATATCGGAGCTGAAAGCGGAGCGGAGTAACACTCGC CTTCTGCTGGAACATCTAGAATGCCTGGTCTCGCGGCACGAACGGTCCATCAGGACCACTGTGATGAAGAGGCAGCAGGCCACTCAATCCGGAGTGTCGTCCGAAGCCGAGGTGCTTAAAGCGCTGAAAAGTCTGTTCGAGCACCACAAGGCTCTGGACGAGAAA GTGCGGGACCGTCTGCGCATGGCACAGGAGAAGAACAAGAGCCTGGAGGAGGAACTAGCCATTACCAAACAGGAG CTCCAGCAATACATAATGAGCGGGCACGCGCCTAAGGCCATCGAGGACAGGCCGAAGGAAAACGGGCAGGCGGAAGACAGCCAGCAACAGAACAAG AATGAGACTGAGCAGGCGGCGGGCCAGCAAGAACGCCAGCAACAACAACAcccgcagcagcagcaacagcagcagcaacaacaacaaccacaGCCGCAGTCGATACAAAAACTAGGTACCGAGAGGTCGACTGAAATTGGCAATAGGCTGAGCAATGGCAGTCTGGACCCGGCGGACCAGGACACCACGGCGAGAGTAATTGATTTGCAAGCTACCGTTGACAAGCAG AGCTCAGAGTTGAGCACGTGGCAACGGCGGGTGGCAGAGTTAATTGGACATGTGGCAGAGTTGGAGGAAACCCTATCGAAAGCGCAGAAAGACTTGCTGAAGACCCAAGAGACGAACGTGAAATTGCAGAGAGATTTGCATGAGAATGTCGCACAGAAAGTGGATCAGGAGGAAAGGATAGCGACACTCGAGAAGCGGTACCTCCAGGCTCAACGAGAGTCCTCCAGTAGCCACGATCTCAACGAGAAATTGGAACAGGAGCTGCAGCACAAGAAGGCCCAATTAAAG CTCCAAGAAGAGAAGATAGCAGCTATACAGGAAAAACTGGAATTGGCAGAacagaaattggcacagtattCCAAGCTTCCTGAAATGGAAGAGCAATTAAAGCAGAGGATGGAGGCTCTGACGCAGGTGAGGAGGCCCAACCAG CAGGCTCAAGAAAGGCACGGCAGTGCGGAGGACAGGATACAGAGATTAGAAACGCAATTGGAGGAAAAGAACGCGGAAGTGATGCGTGTCAATCAACGACTTAAAATGAACGAGGAGCATAACACGCGGCTTAGTGCAACCGTTGATAAACTTTTATCCG AGTCGAACGAGAGATTGCAGGCGCATCTGGAGGAGAGAATGCAGGCGTTGAAAGAGAAGAATGCGCTGACGCAGGAGCTGGAGCAGACGAGGAAGCTGGCCGAAGACCTGCAGAACGAGAAGACAGAGATAGTGAAGGAGCTGGGAAAagctcggctcgagatcgacAATGTGAAGCGACAAATGCTGCAACAAGAAATCGCGTTCAACATCCAACAGACAGACGCACTGACCAGAAGTTTGTCACCCAACGCAGTGGATCCTGGATCCTTCTCGAGGAGTGCGAGTCACAGTAGCTTCGACACGCACTCTCTGCCAAGGAGAACGGCGAAGCGATCTACCATCGACGAGGATACGACGAAA AATTACGTACCCCGTACGCTGGCAGAACAAGAATGGGAGAAGCTGCAGCAGGCGCATGTCCTCGCTAACGTGCAGCAGGCGTTTGACGTTTCCAGCGACGCCGAAGGCGACGGGGACAACGAGAGTCTCTTCAGCTGCGCGGCCGATGTAATTAGTCCGACAGATCGTTCGGAAGCTCGAACGTTAGCGGTAATGTTACAGGAACAATTAGATGcaattaataatgaaattatgctgATTCAG CAAGAGAAACAAAGTACTGAAGCACGCGCAGAAGAGTTGGAATCTCGCGTCGGTAGTCTTGAACATATGAACCTATTAGCGAGAGGACGAAGTCTTGAACGAGCATCGCCGCCGTTGAGCGGGCGATCCACGCCAAAATCTCATCATAGTCCTAATAAGGATTACTTGCATAAATATCATACT GCACCAGCATCGATGTCACCGGCGCACCTCCATCAATACGCCGCCTCATTAACTAGTCCAGGACAACTGTCGGAATCTCTTCCCGCGAGCCAG TTACAGTTATCAGGTGAAGAATTACATTCGGTGAGCGAAAGAGACAGCACCGGTGGTGCAGGAAGTGGTGGAAGCGATGCGGCATCGCCGTTGACCGCTCGATCGATCAGGCTGGAACGCGTAGTACAGGCACTTGCTCATAGTCAAGAGGAGCTCAGAAG GCATGGGCAACATAACAACGGCGCACTCAATTCTGGGACTCCCCCTTCCCCATTGTCCTCACGCCACAGTAGCCAGGACAGTTTGCACAAAAACAACTTGTCCGGCGTTGGATTGCCAATTGGACAGCTATCTAGCCCGCACTTGCACATGCAGGCAGCGGTGGCTGCGGCTCAGAAGAAGAAGGGCATCAAGATCAGCCTTGGCAGATTCTTCAGTAAGAAGGAGAAG ATCAAGGGGAAAGACACGCCAATGCCAGGAAACATGTCAGGAATGGGAGGTGCGAGCACGCCTGCTGACCCTGATTATGGTGATAGCGTAGCCGTGGCGGGAACTATGGGCAGCAAGATCGACTTCGACCGTAGGAAAAAGAAGAG TCCTAGTATGTTTGGTAGCATGTTAGATTCGTCGCGCCATGAACTGTTGGCGGAGGCGATGAAGGCTGGAACACCATTCGCTTTGTGGAACGGACCGACTGTGGTAGCCTGGCTTGAATTATGGGTGGGCATGCCAACTTGGTACGTCGCAGCCTGCCGAGCCAACGTCAAAAGCGGCGCGATAATGAGTGCCCTAGGCGACAACGAGATACAACGCGAAATTGGTATAAG TTGTCGTCTCCACCGGCTGAAGCTCCGGCTAGCTATCCAGGAAATGGTGTCGCTGACAAGTCCGTCAGCGCCGAAAACCTCTCGCACAACCTTAGCATTCGGAGATATGAACCACGAATGGATTGGTAACGTTTGGCTGCCAAGCCTTGGATTGCCTCAGTATCGATCCACTTTCATGGAGTGCCTTGTTGATGCTAGAATGCTGGATCATCTCACTAAAAAAGACCTGCGTATTCAACTGAAAATGGTTGATAGTTTTCACAG AACAAGTTTACAATACGGCATTTCCTGTTTGAAGCGGCTAAACTACGATAGGCAGCAATTAGAAGAAAGAAGACAAATGGCGGAGGACGCGAACGTCGACGTTCTTGTGTGGAGCAACGACCGCGTTATAAGATGGGTTCAATCGATCGGCCTGAGA GAATATGGGAACAACCTTTTGGAGTCGGGGATGCACGGAGCGCTTATAGCCCTTGACGAAGGTTTCGATGCGAATAGTTTTGCCCTGGCGTTGCAGATCCCAACACAAAATACACAA GCTCGACAACTATTAGAAAGGGAATTTGCAAATTTATTAGCGGTAGGAACAGAGAGGCGACTCGATGAAGCGAATAGTATGACATCCTGA
- the Liprin-alpha gene encoding PTPRF interacting protein alpha isoform X13, giving the protein MWNVMCDVMPTIAEDSISQRSSQFSGEEVNFEQLMVSMLDERDKLVESLRESQTRLQETEARRQETEKERDSLNRQLNANIPQEFSQLTKELAAAREGILARDEEISELKAERSNTRLLLEHLECLVSRHERSIRTTVMKRQQATQSGVSSEAEVLKALKSLFEHHKALDEKVRDRLRMAQEKNKSLEEELAITKQELQQYIMSGHAPKAIEDRPKENGQAEDSQQQNKNETEQAAGQQERQQQQHPQQQQQQQQQQQPQPQSIQKLGTERSTEIGNRLSNGSLDPADQDTTARVIDLQATVDKQSSELSTWQRRVAELIGHVAELEETLSKAQKDLLKTQETNVKLQRDLHENVAQKVDQEERIATLEKRYLQAQRESSSSHDLNEKLEQELQHKKAQLKLQEEKIAAIQEKLELAEQKLAQYSKLPEMEEQLKQRMEALTQVRRPNQQAQERHGSAEDRIQRLETQLEEKNAEVMRVNQRLKMNEEHNTRLSATVDKLLSESNERLQAHLEERMQALKEKNALTQELEQTRKLAEDLQNEKTEIVKELGKARLEIDNVKRQMLQQEIAFNIQQTDALTRSLSPNAVDPGSFSRSASHSSFDTHSLPRRTAKRSTIDEDTTKNYVPRTLAEQEWEKLQQAHVLANVQQAFDVSSDAEGDGDNESLFSCAADVISPTDRSEARTLAVMLQEQLDAINNEIMLIQQEKQSTEARAEELESRVGSLEHMNLLARGRSLERASPPLSGRSTPKSHHSPNKDYLHKYHTAPASMSPAHLHQYAASLTSPGQLSESLPASQLQLSGEELHSVSERDSTGGAGSGGSDAASPLTARSIRLERVVQALAHSQEELRSSQDSLHKNNLSGVGLPIGQLSSPHLHMQAAVAAAQKKKGIKISLGRFFSKKEKIKGKDTPMPGNMSGMGGASTPADPDYGDSVAVAGTMGSKIDFDRRKKKSPSMFGSMLDSSRHELLAEAMKAGTPFALWNGPTVVAWLELWVGMPTWYVAACRANVKSGAIMSALGDNEIQREIGISCRLHRLKLRLAIQEMVSLTSPSAPKTSRTTLAFGDMNHEWIGNVWLPSLGLPQYRSTFMECLVDARMLDHLTKKDLRIQLKMVDSFHRTSLQYGISCLKRLNYDRQQLEERRQMAEDANVDVLVWSNDRVIRWVQSIGLREYGNNLLESGMHGALIALDEGFDANSFALALQIPTQNTQARQLLEREFANLLAVGTERRLDEANSMTS; this is encoded by the exons GAGTTCTCTCAGCTAACAAAGGAGCTCGCAGCGGCCCGCGAGGGCATCCTCGCGAGGGATGAGGAGATATCGGAGCTGAAAGCGGAGCGGAGTAACACTCGC CTTCTGCTGGAACATCTAGAATGCCTGGTCTCGCGGCACGAACGGTCCATCAGGACCACTGTGATGAAGAGGCAGCAGGCCACTCAATCCGGAGTGTCGTCCGAAGCCGAGGTGCTTAAAGCGCTGAAAAGTCTGTTCGAGCACCACAAGGCTCTGGACGAGAAA GTGCGGGACCGTCTGCGCATGGCACAGGAGAAGAACAAGAGCCTGGAGGAGGAACTAGCCATTACCAAACAGGAG CTCCAGCAATACATAATGAGCGGGCACGCGCCTAAGGCCATCGAGGACAGGCCGAAGGAAAACGGGCAGGCGGAAGACAGCCAGCAACAGAACAAG AATGAGACTGAGCAGGCGGCGGGCCAGCAAGAACGCCAGCAACAACAACAcccgcagcagcagcaacagcagcagcaacaacaacaaccacaGCCGCAGTCGATACAAAAACTAGGTACCGAGAGGTCGACTGAAATTGGCAATAGGCTGAGCAATGGCAGTCTGGACCCGGCGGACCAGGACACCACGGCGAGAGTAATTGATTTGCAAGCTACCGTTGACAAGCAG AGCTCAGAGTTGAGCACGTGGCAACGGCGGGTGGCAGAGTTAATTGGACATGTGGCAGAGTTGGAGGAAACCCTATCGAAAGCGCAGAAAGACTTGCTGAAGACCCAAGAGACGAACGTGAAATTGCAGAGAGATTTGCATGAGAATGTCGCACAGAAAGTGGATCAGGAGGAAAGGATAGCGACACTCGAGAAGCGGTACCTCCAGGCTCAACGAGAGTCCTCCAGTAGCCACGATCTCAACGAGAAATTGGAACAGGAGCTGCAGCACAAGAAGGCCCAATTAAAG CTCCAAGAAGAGAAGATAGCAGCTATACAGGAAAAACTGGAATTGGCAGAacagaaattggcacagtattCCAAGCTTCCTGAAATGGAAGAGCAATTAAAGCAGAGGATGGAGGCTCTGACGCAGGTGAGGAGGCCCAACCAG CAGGCTCAAGAAAGGCACGGCAGTGCGGAGGACAGGATACAGAGATTAGAAACGCAATTGGAGGAAAAGAACGCGGAAGTGATGCGTGTCAATCAACGACTTAAAATGAACGAGGAGCATAACACGCGGCTTAGTGCAACCGTTGATAAACTTTTATCCG AGTCGAACGAGAGATTGCAGGCGCATCTGGAGGAGAGAATGCAGGCGTTGAAAGAGAAGAATGCGCTGACGCAGGAGCTGGAGCAGACGAGGAAGCTGGCCGAAGACCTGCAGAACGAGAAGACAGAGATAGTGAAGGAGCTGGGAAAagctcggctcgagatcgacAATGTGAAGCGACAAATGCTGCAACAAGAAATCGCGTTCAACATCCAACAGACAGACGCACTGACCAGAAGTTTGTCACCCAACGCAGTGGATCCTGGATCCTTCTCGAGGAGTGCGAGTCACAGTAGCTTCGACACGCACTCTCTGCCAAGGAGAACGGCGAAGCGATCTACCATCGACGAGGATACGACGAAA AATTACGTACCCCGTACGCTGGCAGAACAAGAATGGGAGAAGCTGCAGCAGGCGCATGTCCTCGCTAACGTGCAGCAGGCGTTTGACGTTTCCAGCGACGCCGAAGGCGACGGGGACAACGAGAGTCTCTTCAGCTGCGCGGCCGATGTAATTAGTCCGACAGATCGTTCGGAAGCTCGAACGTTAGCGGTAATGTTACAGGAACAATTAGATGcaattaataatgaaattatgctgATTCAG CAAGAGAAACAAAGTACTGAAGCACGCGCAGAAGAGTTGGAATCTCGCGTCGGTAGTCTTGAACATATGAACCTATTAGCGAGAGGACGAAGTCTTGAACGAGCATCGCCGCCGTTGAGCGGGCGATCCACGCCAAAATCTCATCATAGTCCTAATAAGGATTACTTGCATAAATATCATACT GCACCAGCATCGATGTCACCGGCGCACCTCCATCAATACGCCGCCTCATTAACTAGTCCAGGACAACTGTCGGAATCTCTTCCCGCGAGCCAG TTACAGTTATCAGGTGAAGAATTACATTCGGTGAGCGAAAGAGACAGCACCGGTGGTGCAGGAAGTGGTGGAAGCGATGCGGCATCGCCGTTGACCGCTCGATCGATCAGGCTGGAACGCGTAGTACAGGCACTTGCTCATAGTCAAGAGGAGCTCAGAAG TAGCCAGGACAGTTTGCACAAAAACAACTTGTCCGGCGTTGGATTGCCAATTGGACAGCTATCTAGCCCGCACTTGCACATGCAGGCAGCGGTGGCTGCGGCTCAGAAGAAGAAGGGCATCAAGATCAGCCTTGGCAGATTCTTCAGTAAGAAGGAGAAG ATCAAGGGGAAAGACACGCCAATGCCAGGAAACATGTCAGGAATGGGAGGTGCGAGCACGCCTGCTGACCCTGATTATGGTGATAGCGTAGCCGTGGCGGGAACTATGGGCAGCAAGATCGACTTCGACCGTAGGAAAAAGAAGAG TCCTAGTATGTTTGGTAGCATGTTAGATTCGTCGCGCCATGAACTGTTGGCGGAGGCGATGAAGGCTGGAACACCATTCGCTTTGTGGAACGGACCGACTGTGGTAGCCTGGCTTGAATTATGGGTGGGCATGCCAACTTGGTACGTCGCAGCCTGCCGAGCCAACGTCAAAAGCGGCGCGATAATGAGTGCCCTAGGCGACAACGAGATACAACGCGAAATTGGTATAAG TTGTCGTCTCCACCGGCTGAAGCTCCGGCTAGCTATCCAGGAAATGGTGTCGCTGACAAGTCCGTCAGCGCCGAAAACCTCTCGCACAACCTTAGCATTCGGAGATATGAACCACGAATGGATTGGTAACGTTTGGCTGCCAAGCCTTGGATTGCCTCAGTATCGATCCACTTTCATGGAGTGCCTTGTTGATGCTAGAATGCTGGATCATCTCACTAAAAAAGACCTGCGTATTCAACTGAAAATGGTTGATAGTTTTCACAG AACAAGTTTACAATACGGCATTTCCTGTTTGAAGCGGCTAAACTACGATAGGCAGCAATTAGAAGAAAGAAGACAAATGGCGGAGGACGCGAACGTCGACGTTCTTGTGTGGAGCAACGACCGCGTTATAAGATGGGTTCAATCGATCGGCCTGAGA GAATATGGGAACAACCTTTTGGAGTCGGGGATGCACGGAGCGCTTATAGCCCTTGACGAAGGTTTCGATGCGAATAGTTTTGCCCTGGCGTTGCAGATCCCAACACAAAATACACAA GCTCGACAACTATTAGAAAGGGAATTTGCAAATTTATTAGCGGTAGGAACAGAGAGGCGACTCGATGAAGCGAATAGTATGACATCCTGA
- the Liprin-alpha gene encoding PTPRF interacting protein alpha isoform X14 — protein MWNVMCDVMPTIAEDSISQRSSQFSGEEVNFEQLMVSMLDERDKLVESLRESQTRLQETEARRQETEKERDSLNRQLNANIPQEFSQLTKELAAAREGILARDEEISELKAERSNTRLLLEHLECLVSRHERSIRTTVMKRQQATQSGVSSEAEVLKALKSLFEHHKALDEKVRDRLRMAQEKNKSLEEELAITKQELQQYIMSGHAPKAIEDRPKENGQAEDSQQQNKNETEQAAGQQERQQQQHPQQQQQQQQQQQPQPQSIQKLGTERSTEIGNRLSNGSLDPADQDTTARVIDLQATVDKQSSELSTWQRRVAELIGHVAELEETLSKAQKDLLKTQETNVKLQRDLHENVAQKVDQEERIATLEKRYLQAQRESSSSHDLNEKLEQELQHKKAQLKLQEEKIAAIQEKLELAEQKLAQYSKLPEMEEQLKQRMEALTQVRRPNQQAQERHGSAEDRIQRLETQLEEKNAEVMRVNQRLKMNEEHNTRLSATVDKLLSESNERLQAHLEERMQALKEKNALTQELEQTRKLAEDLQNEKTEIVKELGKARLEIDNVKRQMLQQEIAFNIQQTDALTRSLSPNAVDPGSFSRSASHSSFDTHSLPRRTAKRSTIDEDTTKNYVPRTLAEQEWEKLQQAHVLANVQQAFDVSSDAEGDGDNESLFSCAADVISPTDRSEARTLAVMLQEQLDAINNEIMLIQQEKQSTEARAEELESRVGSLEHMNLLARGRSLERASPPLSGRSTPKSHHSPNKDYLHKYHTAPASMSPAHLHQYAASLTSPGQLSESLPASQLQLSGEELHSVSERDSTGGAGSGGSDAASPLTARSIRLERVVQALAHSQEELRSQDSLHKNNLSGVGLPIGQLSSPHLHMQAAVAAAQKKKGIKISLGRFFSKKEKIKGKDTPMPGNMSGMGGASTPADPDYGDSVAVAGTMGSKIDFDRRKKKSPSMFGSMLDSSRHELLAEAMKAGTPFALWNGPTVVAWLELWVGMPTWYVAACRANVKSGAIMSALGDNEIQREIGISCRLHRLKLRLAIQEMVSLTSPSAPKTSRTTLAFGDMNHEWIGNVWLPSLGLPQYRSTFMECLVDARMLDHLTKKDLRIQLKMVDSFHRTSLQYGISCLKRLNYDRQQLEERRQMAEDANVDVLVWSNDRVIRWVQSIGLREYGNNLLESGMHGALIALDEGFDANSFALALQIPTQNTQARQLLEREFANLLAVGTERRLDEANSMTS, from the exons GAGTTCTCTCAGCTAACAAAGGAGCTCGCAGCGGCCCGCGAGGGCATCCTCGCGAGGGATGAGGAGATATCGGAGCTGAAAGCGGAGCGGAGTAACACTCGC CTTCTGCTGGAACATCTAGAATGCCTGGTCTCGCGGCACGAACGGTCCATCAGGACCACTGTGATGAAGAGGCAGCAGGCCACTCAATCCGGAGTGTCGTCCGAAGCCGAGGTGCTTAAAGCGCTGAAAAGTCTGTTCGAGCACCACAAGGCTCTGGACGAGAAA GTGCGGGACCGTCTGCGCATGGCACAGGAGAAGAACAAGAGCCTGGAGGAGGAACTAGCCATTACCAAACAGGAG CTCCAGCAATACATAATGAGCGGGCACGCGCCTAAGGCCATCGAGGACAGGCCGAAGGAAAACGGGCAGGCGGAAGACAGCCAGCAACAGAACAAG AATGAGACTGAGCAGGCGGCGGGCCAGCAAGAACGCCAGCAACAACAACAcccgcagcagcagcaacagcagcagcaacaacaacaaccacaGCCGCAGTCGATACAAAAACTAGGTACCGAGAGGTCGACTGAAATTGGCAATAGGCTGAGCAATGGCAGTCTGGACCCGGCGGACCAGGACACCACGGCGAGAGTAATTGATTTGCAAGCTACCGTTGACAAGCAG AGCTCAGAGTTGAGCACGTGGCAACGGCGGGTGGCAGAGTTAATTGGACATGTGGCAGAGTTGGAGGAAACCCTATCGAAAGCGCAGAAAGACTTGCTGAAGACCCAAGAGACGAACGTGAAATTGCAGAGAGATTTGCATGAGAATGTCGCACAGAAAGTGGATCAGGAGGAAAGGATAGCGACACTCGAGAAGCGGTACCTCCAGGCTCAACGAGAGTCCTCCAGTAGCCACGATCTCAACGAGAAATTGGAACAGGAGCTGCAGCACAAGAAGGCCCAATTAAAG CTCCAAGAAGAGAAGATAGCAGCTATACAGGAAAAACTGGAATTGGCAGAacagaaattggcacagtattCCAAGCTTCCTGAAATGGAAGAGCAATTAAAGCAGAGGATGGAGGCTCTGACGCAGGTGAGGAGGCCCAACCAG CAGGCTCAAGAAAGGCACGGCAGTGCGGAGGACAGGATACAGAGATTAGAAACGCAATTGGAGGAAAAGAACGCGGAAGTGATGCGTGTCAATCAACGACTTAAAATGAACGAGGAGCATAACACGCGGCTTAGTGCAACCGTTGATAAACTTTTATCCG AGTCGAACGAGAGATTGCAGGCGCATCTGGAGGAGAGAATGCAGGCGTTGAAAGAGAAGAATGCGCTGACGCAGGAGCTGGAGCAGACGAGGAAGCTGGCCGAAGACCTGCAGAACGAGAAGACAGAGATAGTGAAGGAGCTGGGAAAagctcggctcgagatcgacAATGTGAAGCGACAAATGCTGCAACAAGAAATCGCGTTCAACATCCAACAGACAGACGCACTGACCAGAAGTTTGTCACCCAACGCAGTGGATCCTGGATCCTTCTCGAGGAGTGCGAGTCACAGTAGCTTCGACACGCACTCTCTGCCAAGGAGAACGGCGAAGCGATCTACCATCGACGAGGATACGACGAAA AATTACGTACCCCGTACGCTGGCAGAACAAGAATGGGAGAAGCTGCAGCAGGCGCATGTCCTCGCTAACGTGCAGCAGGCGTTTGACGTTTCCAGCGACGCCGAAGGCGACGGGGACAACGAGAGTCTCTTCAGCTGCGCGGCCGATGTAATTAGTCCGACAGATCGTTCGGAAGCTCGAACGTTAGCGGTAATGTTACAGGAACAATTAGATGcaattaataatgaaattatgctgATTCAG CAAGAGAAACAAAGTACTGAAGCACGCGCAGAAGAGTTGGAATCTCGCGTCGGTAGTCTTGAACATATGAACCTATTAGCGAGAGGACGAAGTCTTGAACGAGCATCGCCGCCGTTGAGCGGGCGATCCACGCCAAAATCTCATCATAGTCCTAATAAGGATTACTTGCATAAATATCATACT GCACCAGCATCGATGTCACCGGCGCACCTCCATCAATACGCCGCCTCATTAACTAGTCCAGGACAACTGTCGGAATCTCTTCCCGCGAGCCAG TTACAGTTATCAGGTGAAGAATTACATTCGGTGAGCGAAAGAGACAGCACCGGTGGTGCAGGAAGTGGTGGAAGCGATGCGGCATCGCCGTTGACCGCTCGATCGATCAGGCTGGAACGCGTAGTACAGGCACTTGCTCATAGTCAAGAGGAGCTCAGAAG CCAGGACAGTTTGCACAAAAACAACTTGTCCGGCGTTGGATTGCCAATTGGACAGCTATCTAGCCCGCACTTGCACATGCAGGCAGCGGTGGCTGCGGCTCAGAAGAAGAAGGGCATCAAGATCAGCCTTGGCAGATTCTTCAGTAAGAAGGAGAAG ATCAAGGGGAAAGACACGCCAATGCCAGGAAACATGTCAGGAATGGGAGGTGCGAGCACGCCTGCTGACCCTGATTATGGTGATAGCGTAGCCGTGGCGGGAACTATGGGCAGCAAGATCGACTTCGACCGTAGGAAAAAGAAGAG TCCTAGTATGTTTGGTAGCATGTTAGATTCGTCGCGCCATGAACTGTTGGCGGAGGCGATGAAGGCTGGAACACCATTCGCTTTGTGGAACGGACCGACTGTGGTAGCCTGGCTTGAATTATGGGTGGGCATGCCAACTTGGTACGTCGCAGCCTGCCGAGCCAACGTCAAAAGCGGCGCGATAATGAGTGCCCTAGGCGACAACGAGATACAACGCGAAATTGGTATAAG TTGTCGTCTCCACCGGCTGAAGCTCCGGCTAGCTATCCAGGAAATGGTGTCGCTGACAAGTCCGTCAGCGCCGAAAACCTCTCGCACAACCTTAGCATTCGGAGATATGAACCACGAATGGATTGGTAACGTTTGGCTGCCAAGCCTTGGATTGCCTCAGTATCGATCCACTTTCATGGAGTGCCTTGTTGATGCTAGAATGCTGGATCATCTCACTAAAAAAGACCTGCGTATTCAACTGAAAATGGTTGATAGTTTTCACAG AACAAGTTTACAATACGGCATTTCCTGTTTGAAGCGGCTAAACTACGATAGGCAGCAATTAGAAGAAAGAAGACAAATGGCGGAGGACGCGAACGTCGACGTTCTTGTGTGGAGCAACGACCGCGTTATAAGATGGGTTCAATCGATCGGCCTGAGA GAATATGGGAACAACCTTTTGGAGTCGGGGATGCACGGAGCGCTTATAGCCCTTGACGAAGGTTTCGATGCGAATAGTTTTGCCCTGGCGTTGCAGATCCCAACACAAAATACACAA GCTCGACAACTATTAGAAAGGGAATTTGCAAATTTATTAGCGGTAGGAACAGAGAGGCGACTCGATGAAGCGAATAGTATGACATCCTGA